The Leptospiraceae bacterium genome has a segment encoding these proteins:
- a CDS encoding UDP-N-acetylmuramoyl-L-alanyl-D-glutamate--2,6-diaminopimelate ligase: MDFDRLISQLKKRFPNHIQVFQIENHKAQELLILPKNQKVELTDDTRRIQSNSFYFSTHFAKPYLSDAISKKPFAMFLSRKELRFLTEHGGYQGIVVIGKRIPDFYLGHASSIYYEDLSQSLNLIAITGTNGKTTTSFMIYHLWKKKNLPCAVVGTLGIFYWDGQKEMYEPSGFTTPRAYELQKILKYFLDKNIKNIVIEASSEALALRRLEGLHIQKAVFTTFGRDHLNFHMTLSAYFFAKLHLFFLTLRTSKQRMFIVVPQDQTKILFQKFEEKTKCSIHYLKKEELNSPFVKNQPFPVKFNQWNALCAFYATQNLYNLNETPLEDFPNVPGRLQKISVNAFVDAIIDYAHTPDALEVVLKELRNFYANIIVVFGCGGNRDREKRPQMGSIAERLSDLVILTDDNPRDEDPEFIRQEIKAGIKDFHKVLEIGDRKNAIITALKIATEMNQKPVCVLVAGKGHEEYQIIKKQKLPFSDKQVVLEYLNSK; encoded by the coding sequence ATGGATTTTGATCGATTGATTTCTCAACTCAAAAAACGCTTTCCAAATCACATTCAAGTTTTTCAAATAGAAAATCACAAAGCCCAAGAGCTACTGATTTTACCCAAAAATCAAAAAGTAGAATTAACAGATGACACTCGAAGGATTCAATCAAATAGTTTTTATTTTTCCACTCATTTTGCGAAGCCATATTTATCTGATGCCATCAGTAAAAAACCTTTTGCTATGTTCCTTTCTCGTAAAGAGCTGAGATTTCTAACTGAACATGGTGGATACCAAGGAATAGTGGTTATTGGCAAAAGAATACCTGATTTTTATTTGGGTCATGCTTCTTCAATTTATTATGAAGATCTTTCACAATCCTTGAATCTAATAGCCATCACGGGAACCAATGGAAAAACTACAACTTCGTTTATGATTTATCACCTTTGGAAAAAAAAGAACCTACCCTGCGCTGTAGTAGGAACCTTGGGGATTTTCTATTGGGATGGTCAAAAAGAAATGTATGAACCCTCAGGTTTTACAACTCCTAGAGCATATGAATTACAAAAGATTCTGAAGTATTTTCTTGATAAAAACATAAAAAACATTGTCATCGAAGCTTCTTCGGAGGCATTGGCATTACGTAGGCTCGAAGGACTACATATTCAAAAAGCAGTTTTTACAACTTTTGGAAGGGATCATTTAAATTTTCACATGACACTTTCAGCTTATTTCTTCGCAAAACTCCATCTTTTTTTTCTAACTCTTCGAACCTCAAAACAACGAATGTTCATTGTAGTACCTCAAGATCAAACAAAAATCCTTTTTCAAAAGTTTGAAGAAAAAACAAAGTGTTCTATCCATTACTTAAAAAAAGAAGAATTAAATTCCCCATTCGTGAAAAATCAACCTTTCCCAGTCAAATTTAACCAATGGAATGCTTTGTGTGCGTTCTATGCAACACAAAATCTTTATAACCTAAATGAAACTCCTCTGGAAGATTTTCCTAATGTGCCGGGTAGATTACAAAAAATTTCAGTGAATGCTTTTGTAGATGCCATTATCGATTATGCCCACACCCCTGATGCTCTTGAGGTTGTGTTGAAAGAGTTAAGAAATTTTTATGCGAATATCATAGTTGTATTCGGCTGTGGAGGGAATCGAGATCGAGAAAAAAGACCTCAAATGGGATCAATCGCAGAAAGATTGTCAGACTTAGTCATTTTGACAGATGACAACCCAAGAGACGAAGATCCAGAATTCATCCGTCAAGAAATCAAAGCCGGCATCAAAGATTTTCATAAAGTCTTGGAAATTGGAGATCGAAAAAATGCCATCATCACAGCCCTTAAAATAGCAACAGAAATGAATCAAAAACCTGTATGTGTTTTGGTTGCAGGGAAGGGTCACGAAGAATATCAAATCATAAAAAAGCAAAAACTTCCCTTTTCTGATAAGCAGGTAGTTTTGGAATACCTCAACTCGAAATGA
- a CDS encoding NAD(P)/FAD-dependent oxidoreductase — translation MIEREVIIVGGGPGGSSTALRLSLLGIPSTILDKSTFPRVKLCAGWITPRIHSLLKMEHYPYGILELRKINFTFYTKKQKEISFSAKTKQYSIRRYEFDHWLLEMSRAEFFQHQVKNIEVDEDGYFVIDNEYRAKFLVGAGGTYCPVYRKFFHEQNPRSKEVQIAALEIEFPYEYQDQNCYLWFFENGLPGYSWYVPKANGYLNIGIGAFSHFVKPSLHWHFDHFITKLKKLKLLNHFEQEPKGHTYYLREKTKNIQNHRVFLVGDAAGLATFDLGEGIGPAIESGFQVAGVIAKHDALNLNKIPFSSNQDFGRLFSFLMNQEVYERFYAFPWNWKEKVVYAILKLLQIV, via the coding sequence GTGATAGAAAGAGAAGTCATCATCGTTGGTGGTGGTCCCGGAGGAAGTTCTACAGCTCTACGTCTAAGCCTTTTGGGAATCCCATCTACCATTCTTGATAAATCCACTTTTCCAAGAGTAAAATTATGTGCAGGTTGGATCACACCAAGAATTCATTCTCTCCTGAAGATGGAACATTACCCCTATGGCATTTTGGAGCTTCGTAAGATTAATTTTACTTTTTACACTAAGAAACAAAAAGAAATTTCATTTTCTGCCAAGACCAAACAGTATTCCATTCGTCGATATGAGTTTGATCATTGGCTTTTGGAGATGAGCCGAGCAGAATTCTTTCAACATCAGGTAAAAAATATCGAAGTTGATGAAGATGGCTACTTTGTGATTGATAACGAATATCGAGCCAAATTCCTTGTGGGAGCTGGTGGAACTTATTGTCCTGTATATAGAAAGTTTTTTCATGAACAAAATCCAAGATCAAAAGAAGTTCAAATTGCAGCTTTAGAAATCGAATTTCCTTATGAGTATCAAGATCAAAATTGCTACTTATGGTTTTTTGAGAATGGACTACCCGGATATTCTTGGTATGTACCCAAAGCAAACGGTTATTTGAACATAGGGATTGGTGCTTTTTCTCATTTTGTAAAACCATCTTTGCATTGGCATTTTGATCACTTTATCACAAAATTAAAAAAACTAAAATTATTAAATCACTTCGAACAAGAACCCAAAGGGCATACATATTATTTAAGAGAAAAAACAAAAAATATCCAAAACCACCGTGTCTTTCTTGTTGGCGATGCAGCGGGTTTGGCAACGTTTGATTTGGGTGAAGGAATTGGTCCTGCAATCGAAAGTGGTTTTCAAGTAGCTGGTGTCATAGCCAAGCATGACGCTCTGAATTTGAATAAAATTCCTTTTAGTAGCAATCAAGATTTTGGAAGGCTATTTTCTTTTTTGATGAATCAAGAAGTTTATGAAAGGTTTTATGCTTTCCCTTGGAACTGGAAGGAAAAAGTTGTTTATGCTATTTTGAAGCTACTTCAGATCGTTTAA
- a CDS encoding cyclopropane-fatty-acyl-phospholipid synthase family protein, which translates to MNKIELIQNFLKQIDLQKVDFGFEIHFPNGEKFVFDQFPIKLKIYFKNEQAIDEFLAKGNLGFAEQYMEQNIDIEGDLYYLTYLGHVIELQGFEPNFIEKLKILYHRLTHRNTLVGSRKNIRHHYDVGNDFYSLWLDKNLQYTCAFFRSPKDSLEKAQLQKMDLVCRKLQFRKGDFVVEAGSGWGGFAIYAVKKYGVRMRSYNISEKQVEYAREWQKREGISEKQLEFVLDDYRSIRNDGYKYDKFVSIGMLEHVGPENYESFFDLIYQKIPSKGLALVHTISRVRPREPDPWINKYIFPGGYIPSLGEIITSLERAVNKPKKQYLFVMDIENLKYHYALTLDHWAKRFEENVETIRQKYGESFVRMYRMYLRGSASGFRRGELTLVQILLKKDQNPDYPLTREHFILPTTEKRKVQKVK; encoded by the coding sequence ATGAATAAAATTGAATTAATACAAAATTTTCTTAAGCAAATTGATTTACAAAAAGTAGATTTTGGGTTTGAAATTCATTTTCCTAATGGAGAAAAGTTTGTTTTTGATCAATTTCCTATAAAACTGAAAATTTATTTCAAAAATGAGCAAGCAATCGATGAGTTTTTGGCAAAAGGAAATTTAGGTTTTGCTGAACAATACATGGAACAAAATATTGATATCGAGGGAGATTTGTATTATCTTACCTATTTAGGTCATGTGATTGAACTTCAGGGGTTTGAACCAAATTTTATTGAAAAACTCAAAATTTTATATCATCGTCTCACCCATAGAAACACACTTGTTGGTTCGAGAAAGAATATCCGACATCATTATGATGTAGGTAATGATTTTTATTCTCTATGGTTGGACAAAAACTTACAATACACATGTGCCTTTTTTCGTAGTCCTAAGGACAGTTTAGAAAAAGCACAACTTCAAAAAATGGATTTGGTTTGTCGCAAACTTCAATTTCGAAAAGGAGATTTCGTAGTTGAGGCAGGATCCGGATGGGGTGGCTTTGCGATATATGCAGTAAAGAAATATGGAGTTCGCATGAGGTCCTATAACATATCAGAAAAACAAGTGGAATATGCAAGAGAATGGCAAAAACGTGAAGGGATCTCAGAAAAACAATTAGAATTTGTCTTAGATGATTATCGTAGTATAAGAAATGATGGGTATAAATACGATAAATTTGTATCAATTGGCATGTTGGAACATGTAGGACCGGAAAACTATGAAAGCTTTTTTGATTTGATTTATCAAAAGATTCCTTCAAAAGGATTGGCATTGGTTCATACGATATCACGAGTTCGACCAAGAGAACCAGATCCATGGATTAATAAATACATTTTCCCTGGAGGTTACATTCCTTCTTTGGGGGAAATCATCACATCCTTAGAAAGAGCCGTAAACAAACCCAAAAAACAATATCTTTTTGTCATGGATATAGAAAACTTGAAATACCATTATGCATTAACTTTAGATCATTGGGCAAAGCGTTTTGAAGAAAACGTAGAAACCATCCGACAAAAATATGGTGAATCTTTTGTTCGTATGTATCGAATGTATCTTCGTGGTTCTGCCAGTGGTTTCAGAAGAGGAGAACTTACTTTGGTTCAAATACTATTAAAGAAAGATCAGAATCCTGATTATCCATTAACTCGTGAACATTTCATTTTACCAACAACAGAAAAACGAAAGGTACAGAAAGTAAAGTGA
- the ppcA gene encoding phosphoenolpyruvate carboxylase, with amino-acid sequence MEQERKIPKVMSTQHPDNVDVPFFCKTSDFSGDDEIQEAYYMFSHANCDEQMWDSEGKEIDQYVIRKLLQKYQNYFKKNRIGKDKFITLRIPNPSIEKDEAKIVVETLESIPRSFDIAKLFYGDGDYAPIFEIILPMTTSDIELNRLYYFYKNYISGKQHYPITYGDILIRDWVGEFLPETINVIPLFENVENILNSHNVIRKYIENKHFVYHRVFFARSDPAMYSSHISAILANKVALQRLRKLSEETGVKFYPILGVGSPPFRGHLTPYNVDNVIKEYPEVYTFTVQSAFKYDNPLEDVQKAIKKLKNFPRRPFHEIDEEEATYLIKKISDKYRAKLEQISSVINQVAKHVPRRRRRKTHTGLFGYSRSIGDIQLPRVIGFCASGYSIGFPPELLSIMSVDEEDYSKIKHIYVNFEEDTKAALRYFNPDSLKLLGNKFQSIMKIIDHFEYEPDLNHKEITSSIINDLLSGTTSEIQNKLVEAAHIRKFLG; translated from the coding sequence ATGGAACAAGAAAGAAAAATACCCAAAGTCATGTCGACACAACACCCCGATAACGTTGATGTCCCCTTTTTTTGTAAAACCTCTGATTTTTCAGGAGATGATGAAATCCAAGAAGCGTATTATATGTTTTCTCATGCCAATTGTGACGAACAAATGTGGGACAGTGAAGGTAAAGAGATTGATCAATATGTCATACGGAAGTTATTACAAAAATACCAAAACTACTTCAAGAAAAATCGTATAGGCAAAGACAAATTCATTACTCTTAGAATTCCCAATCCCTCGATTGAAAAGGACGAAGCCAAAATTGTGGTCGAGACTTTAGAAAGTATACCTCGTAGTTTCGATATTGCCAAGTTATTTTACGGCGATGGGGATTATGCTCCTATTTTTGAAATTATCCTCCCTATGACAACAAGTGATATTGAACTAAATCGACTTTATTATTTCTATAAAAACTATATTTCAGGAAAACAACATTACCCTATCACATACGGGGATATTTTAATCAGAGACTGGGTTGGAGAATTTCTACCAGAAACCATCAATGTAATACCTCTTTTTGAGAATGTAGAAAATATTTTGAACTCACATAATGTCATAAGAAAATACATTGAAAATAAACATTTTGTCTATCATAGAGTTTTTTTCGCTCGATCTGATCCAGCCATGTATAGTAGCCATATCAGTGCAATCTTAGCAAATAAAGTAGCACTGCAAAGGCTGAGAAAACTTTCAGAAGAAACAGGAGTAAAGTTTTATCCCATATTAGGCGTGGGTTCACCACCATTCCGAGGACACCTCACACCCTACAACGTAGATAATGTTATTAAAGAATACCCAGAAGTATATACATTCACGGTTCAATCAGCCTTCAAGTATGATAACCCCCTTGAGGATGTTCAAAAAGCCATCAAGAAATTGAAAAATTTTCCTCGAAGACCATTTCATGAAATCGACGAAGAAGAAGCAACATATCTAATCAAAAAAATCTCAGACAAATATCGAGCCAAACTTGAACAAATTAGTAGTGTAATCAATCAAGTTGCCAAACATGTTCCAAGAAGACGACGAAGAAAAACCCACACAGGTTTATTTGGATACTCAAGAAGTATAGGGGATATCCAATTACCAAGAGTGATTGGATTTTGTGCAAGTGGGTATTCTATTGGGTTTCCACCTGAGTTGTTAAGTATAATGTCTGTTGATGAGGAAGATTATTCTAAAATTAAACATATCTACGTAAATTTTGAAGAGGATACAAAAGCAGCTCTACGATATTTTAATCCTGATTCATTAAAACTACTTGGCAATAAATTTCAATCTATCATGAAAATCATTGATCATTTTGAATATGAACCAGATCTAAATCACAAAGAAATTACATCTTCCATTATTAACGATCTATTGAGCGGAACTACCTCAGAGATACAAAATAAGTTAGTCGAAGCTGCGCATATACGTAAGTTTTTAGGTTAA
- a CDS encoding Mov34/MPN/PAD-1 family protein: MISWKETESDLKLQTFEALPWGKLKLSYQEVKDYVQQGYYIFFDEVSWELMWNYGKSHATEVGGLLLGYCFEGFGFYVWLIDDIVCSEVYESSEFHLVMYPEIWQEANKKIKDTERIILGWFHTHPNFQPFFSGTDQATQREYFRFPFSLGFVFDPFSGSFSIYYSFESLVFPHKVLVKSFS; the protein is encoded by the coding sequence ATGATAAGTTGGAAGGAAACGGAATCGGACCTCAAGCTTCAGACGTTTGAAGCTTTACCTTGGGGGAAATTGAAATTATCATATCAAGAAGTCAAAGATTATGTTCAGCAAGGTTATTATATTTTTTTTGATGAGGTATCTTGGGAACTCATGTGGAATTATGGAAAAAGTCATGCAACAGAAGTGGGAGGTTTATTACTGGGCTATTGTTTTGAAGGATTTGGCTTTTATGTTTGGTTGATTGATGATATTGTTTGTTCAGAAGTTTATGAAAGTAGTGAATTCCATTTGGTGATGTATCCTGAGATTTGGCAGGAAGCAAATAAAAAAATCAAGGATACCGAAAGAATCATTCTGGGTTGGTTTCATACTCATCCTAATTTCCAACCCTTTTTTAGTGGAACCGATCAAGCCACACAAAGAGAATATTTTCGTTTCCCTTTTTCACTGGGATTTGTTTTTGATCCTTTTTCAGGGAGTTTTTCAATCTATTATAGTTTTGAGTCTTTGGTTTTTCCTCATAAAGTTCTCGTTAAAAGTTTTTCTTAA
- a CDS encoding ThiF family adenylyltransferase — protein sequence MERIFLDKYLRHQSIHWLDQKELFSKKVLLIGIGAIGNELLKNMLLMGIGEITIVDFDKIEIHNLTRSVLFREKDLGKSKVEVAEERAREINPDSKVISIYGDFYDHFGIEELKKFDGVFALVDNFEARIRIHRLCYLAGVDFFNVAMDSQFVSVEYYPYGSKKHLLNNFACFECGLNEKVYEQIEIRYSCGWIQRSAYRERKIPTTIITSSIAGAFALSVFLHKNHYERPTKLFIDTIHGSLQRLDLTKNDHCLFCHNWNSLSILSWEDFLKLQKEFENITLFLNEPILIQGVCGKCGFKVDYYELSRKYKDSDLVCSHCHGTLEPFVKDHFEFSEIKHLKNISFKYAYFFKNEHTYLVVKNDKLEGNGIGPQASDV from the coding sequence ATGGAACGTATTTTTTTAGATAAATATCTAAGGCACCAATCCATCCATTGGTTGGATCAGAAAGAACTCTTCTCGAAGAAAGTTTTGCTAATTGGAATTGGAGCAATTGGTAATGAGCTTTTAAAAAATATGCTTCTTATGGGTATCGGTGAAATTACGATCGTTGATTTCGATAAAATAGAAATCCATAATCTTACAAGGTCGGTTCTCTTTCGAGAAAAAGACCTTGGCAAAAGTAAAGTGGAAGTAGCAGAAGAAAGGGCAAGGGAAATCAATCCTGACTCAAAAGTTATTTCAATCTATGGAGATTTTTATGACCATTTTGGAATCGAAGAATTAAAAAAATTTGACGGGGTTTTTGCCTTAGTGGATAACTTTGAGGCTCGTATTCGTATCCATAGATTGTGTTATTTGGCGGGGGTGGATTTTTTCAATGTTGCTATGGATAGTCAATTTGTGAGTGTGGAATATTACCCTTATGGAAGTAAAAAACATCTTCTAAATAACTTTGCTTGTTTTGAGTGTGGCTTAAATGAAAAAGTCTACGAACAGATAGAAATACGTTATTCTTGTGGTTGGATACAAAGATCAGCCTATCGAGAAAGAAAAATACCAACGACAATCATTACATCTTCTATCGCAGGGGCTTTTGCTTTGTCGGTGTTTCTTCATAAAAACCATTACGAGAGACCTACTAAATTATTCATCGATACGATTCATGGATCATTACAAAGATTGGATCTTACAAAAAACGATCATTGCCTTTTTTGTCACAACTGGAACTCTCTAAGTATTCTATCATGGGAGGATTTTTTAAAACTCCAAAAAGAATTTGAAAACATTACTTTGTTTCTAAATGAGCCTATTTTGATACAAGGTGTTTGTGGGAAATGTGGCTTTAAAGTTGATTATTATGAACTCTCCAGAAAATACAAAGACTCAGACTTGGTTTGTAGTCATTGTCATGGAACTTTAGAACCATTTGTCAAAGACCATTTTGAATTTTCAGAAATTAAGCACTTAAAAAATATTTCTTTTAAGTATGCATATTTTTTTAAAAATGAACATACGTATTTAGTGGTTAAAAATGATAAGTTGGAAGGAAACGGAATCGGACCTCAAGCTTCAGACGTTTGA
- a CDS encoding EsaB/YukD family protein, with protein sequence MTQLMCYVRTADKTRKAEIGISPEVTVADLIDTCVNRWSLPTETAYNLVIVDRNIVLSPDQTLIEVGLQEGEILELQPILEAGNESHL encoded by the coding sequence ATGACACAACTAATGTGCTACGTTCGAACTGCTGATAAAACAAGAAAAGCGGAAATTGGAATTTCACCTGAGGTAACAGTTGCTGACTTGATTGATACCTGCGTAAATCGATGGTCACTGCCAACGGAAACTGCCTATAACCTTGTGATAGTCGATCGAAATATTGTGCTATCTCCCGATCAAACTTTGATTGAAGTTGGATTGCAAGAAGGAGAAATATTAGAACTTCAGCCAATTTTAGAGGCTGGAAATGAATCCCATCTATAA
- a CDS encoding type II secretion system protein GspJ produces MKFKLSKLRRGLKLRGFTLIELALAITALSVLFVVLFGVNFTVSRISKKTSTISLKRSEAIQALNILQDTIRMAYFSQEINKTFLIGKSVGITGNRRDQLTLTSVSKGSVAGGVVKEIAFFVKEQFNDTGSLFIREDFPDEDPFDGGVSYQLLEGVRSFQIQYSLNGVEWREEWDTKKNKRLPKLVRIQIQIQNGGKIETFETVAMPGMYIR; encoded by the coding sequence ATGAAGTTCAAACTTTCAAAGCTGCGAAGGGGACTTAAACTTCGTGGCTTTACTTTGATTGAACTTGCTTTGGCTATCACAGCTCTGTCGGTTTTATTTGTTGTATTATTTGGGGTGAATTTTACTGTGTCGAGGATTTCCAAAAAAACCTCAACCATAAGTCTAAAGCGTTCAGAAGCAATCCAAGCATTAAACATCCTCCAAGATACTATACGTATGGCTTACTTTTCTCAAGAAATCAATAAAACATTTCTAATAGGAAAAAGCGTAGGAATCACAGGAAACCGAAGAGATCAATTGACCTTGACATCTGTATCAAAAGGTTCTGTTGCAGGTGGGGTTGTGAAAGAGATAGCTTTTTTTGTGAAAGAACAGTTTAATGATACAGGTAGTTTATTCATTAGAGAAGATTTTCCTGATGAAGATCCTTTTGACGGTGGGGTAAGTTATCAATTATTGGAAGGTGTGAGATCCTTTCAAATCCAGTATTCCCTCAATGGAGTAGAATGGAGGGAAGAATGGGATACAAAAAAAAACAAAAGATTGCCTAAGCTCGTTCGAATTCAAATCCAAATCCAAAATGGTGGGAAAATAGAAACCTTTGAGACCGTAGCCATGCCAGGTATGTATATTAGATAA
- a CDS encoding prepilin-type N-terminal cleavage/methylation domain-containing protein produces MVKKITKGLTIIELSVVLLIISLVLSILFSMVSQFSIFKTKQDEAEILKDIYRFAKSSSTRSGQIIYVEFDLENQRYSIYRKVRNKETIENQNLIERELFLTNRILFIRNPYQNEVSSGIYTIQFFPNGVNDEVYIYLGGGDKISKTIIFPRYGKEAIIKDQNYQELPQEAILNEKES; encoded by the coding sequence ATGGTTAAGAAAATAACTAAAGGATTAACCATCATTGAACTATCAGTCGTTTTATTGATAATCTCTCTTGTGTTATCGATACTTTTTTCGATGGTGAGTCAGTTTTCTATCTTCAAAACCAAGCAAGATGAAGCAGAGATTTTAAAGGATATTTACCGCTTTGCGAAAAGTTCTTCCACTCGTTCAGGGCAAATCATCTATGTTGAATTTGATTTAGAAAACCAACGATATTCAATCTATCGTAAAGTTCGAAATAAAGAAACTATAGAAAATCAAAATCTTATAGAAAGAGAGTTATTCCTTACAAATCGAATACTTTTCATTCGAAATCCTTATCAAAATGAAGTGAGTTCTGGAATTTATACCATTCAGTTTTTTCCCAATGGAGTCAATGACGAAGTTTATATTTATCTTGGTGGGGGTGATAAAATATCAAAAACCATCATCTTCCCAAGATACGGAAAAGAAGCCATCATCAAAGATCAAAACTATCAGGAACTCCCACAGGAAGCTATTTTGAATGAAAAAGAAAGTTAA